A single window of Marinobacter sp. SS13-12 DNA harbors:
- the gspF gene encoding type II secretion system inner membrane protein GspF, with protein sequence MPAFEYKALDSRGKQKQGVVEADAPRAVRQQLRERGLTPLAVEPATEKQTRSNPLSSRGGLATADLALVTRQLATLIQSGIPIEQALSAASQQSSSPRIRSMLIAIRAKVMEGYSLADSLGEFPRAFPRLYRSTVAAGEHAGHLDLVLNRLADYTEARQESRQKIQLAAIYPMILSVVAISIVVFLLTYVVPDIIEVFVKQGQELPALTSAMLAVSDFLGDFGVYLLILIIAAIAAFRWSLRKPAFRMRFHKSLLNMPLLAGMVRGVNTARYASTLSILTTSGVPLVDAMRIAGEVLSNDYLRQELRDAARKVSEGGSLHRSLDQTGYFPPMMLHMIASGEASGELDSMLERTATMQEKTLQSKIAAIVGLFEPMMLLLMGVVVLIIVLAIMLPILNMSNLVG encoded by the coding sequence ATGCCAGCGTTCGAATACAAAGCTCTTGATAGCCGTGGCAAACAGAAACAGGGTGTCGTTGAGGCGGATGCACCTCGGGCGGTACGCCAGCAACTGCGCGAAAGGGGGCTGACACCGCTGGCGGTTGAGCCGGCCACCGAAAAGCAGACCCGCAGCAACCCACTGAGCAGCCGGGGCGGCCTGGCAACGGCCGATCTTGCACTTGTCACCCGGCAGCTGGCAACACTGATACAGTCGGGTATTCCCATTGAGCAGGCTTTGTCGGCGGCGTCCCAGCAGTCATCCAGCCCGCGGATTCGCAGCATGTTGATCGCCATCCGCGCGAAAGTCATGGAAGGGTACAGCCTGGCCGACAGTCTGGGGGAGTTTCCACGGGCCTTCCCGCGGCTGTATCGCTCCACAGTGGCTGCCGGTGAGCACGCAGGGCACCTTGACCTGGTTCTTAATCGCCTTGCGGACTACACCGAGGCCCGTCAGGAGTCACGGCAGAAGATCCAGCTTGCCGCGATCTACCCGATGATTCTCAGTGTTGTTGCCATCTCCATTGTGGTTTTCCTGCTGACCTACGTGGTGCCGGACATCATTGAAGTGTTTGTGAAGCAGGGGCAGGAATTGCCGGCACTGACGTCGGCCATGCTGGCGGTGTCGGATTTTTTGGGAGATTTCGGTGTCTATCTCCTGATACTGATTATCGCCGCGATCGCCGCATTCCGGTGGTCCTTGCGCAAGCCGGCGTTCCGGATGAGGTTTCATAAAAGTCTGCTGAATATGCCATTACTGGCAGGCATGGTTCGTGGCGTCAATACCGCCCGTTATGCCAGTACTCTCAGTATTCTGACCACCAGCGGTGTTCCCCTGGTGGATGCGATGCGAATTGCAGGCGAGGTATTATCCAATGATTACCTGCGCCAGGAACTGAGGGACGCGGCCAGGAAGGTGAGCGAAGGCGGTTCCCTGCATCGGTCACTGGATCAGACTGGCTATTTCCCGCCGATGATGCTGCACATGATTGCCAGCGGGGAGGCCAGTGGCGAACTGGACAGCATGCTGGAGCGGACAGCCACCATGCAGGAGAAGACCCTGCAATCAAAGATCGCGGCCATCGTGGGCCTGTTCGAGCCCATGATGTTGCTGTTAATGGGCGTGGTGGTCCTCATTATTGTGCTGGCCATCATGCTCCCGATTCTCAACATGAGTAATCTGGTTGGCTAG
- the gspG gene encoding type II secretion system major pseudopilin GspG: MKSKTMKYQTAQRGFTLIEIMVVMVILGLLVAIVAPNIMGRSDQARVTVAETQMSNIANALDLYRLDNSNYPSTQQGLEALVSKPSGNPEPRNWNPEGYLNSVPEDPWGNEYQYISPGTEGPYDLFSYGADGREGGEGDDADISVWNVRD; this comes from the coding sequence ATGAAGAGCAAGACAATGAAATACCAGACTGCACAACGGGGTTTTACCCTCATCGAAATCATGGTGGTAATGGTCATCCTGGGCCTGCTGGTAGCGATCGTGGCGCCGAACATCATGGGGCGAAGCGACCAGGCCAGGGTTACGGTCGCCGAAACACAAATGAGCAATATTGCCAACGCCCTTGACCTCTACCGCCTCGACAACAGCAATTATCCCTCCACACAGCAGGGGCTTGAAGCACTGGTGTCCAAGCCCAGCGGTAACCCCGAACCGCGGAACTGGAACCCCGAGGGCTACCTGAACAGTGTTCCCGAAGACCCCTGGGGTAACGAATATCAATACATCAGCCCCGGTACTGAAGGCCCTTACGACCTCTTTTCCTATGGTGCGGATGGCCGCGAAGGTGGCGAGGGCGATGACGCCGACATCAGTGTCTGGAACGTCAGGGACTGA
- the gspH gene encoding type II secretion system minor pseudopilin GspH yields the protein MRSGARHSGFTLIEILVVLVVIGLLASLAVMTMGGSSRDREMENEIRELYLLMQTASEQAVLNNTELGLVLDEEGYRFVAWEDLSGEWKVSGEPMFRLRGFPEWITVTEFIENDTPRLASEEDRLRPDVVFFSSGETTPFELEFTLGRDDSRMHTIASDGFSPMEWRHPGSEGNNDA from the coding sequence GTGCGATCCGGGGCGCGACACTCAGGCTTTACGCTGATCGAAATACTCGTTGTCCTGGTCGTGATAGGTTTGCTGGCGTCCCTGGCGGTTATGACCATGGGCGGCAGCTCCCGGGATCGGGAAATGGAGAATGAAATACGGGAGTTGTATCTTCTGATGCAGACCGCCTCTGAGCAGGCAGTGCTCAACAATACCGAGCTGGGCCTGGTTCTGGACGAAGAAGGCTATCGCTTTGTCGCCTGGGAAGACCTGAGCGGAGAGTGGAAAGTCTCGGGGGAGCCAATGTTCCGGCTGCGTGGGTTTCCGGAGTGGATAACGGTCACCGAGTTTATCGAGAACGACACCCCCAGACTGGCCTCCGAAGAAGACCGCCTGCGGCCGGACGTTGTGTTTTTCTCCAGTGGTGAGACGACGCCGTTTGAACTGGAATTCACCCTCGGCAGGGACGATTCCAGGATGCATACCATCGCTTCGGATGGATTTTCCCCAATGGAGTGGCGTCACCCGGGTAGTGAAGGGAACAACGACGCATGA
- the gspI gene encoding type II secretion system minor pseudopilin GspI, whose product MNTQRGFTLIEVLVALLVFGLIATAAAEVGSQYISSYERIRDKTLAGWVADNRINELRLQENLPEISENTDDMDYGPFRWQVKTAVLGTEDPSILRVEVTVARFRGNESDPPPVHTLSAFIGDS is encoded by the coding sequence ATGAACACCCAGCGCGGCTTTACACTGATCGAGGTTCTGGTTGCGCTGCTGGTGTTTGGCCTGATTGCAACGGCCGCTGCTGAAGTGGGCAGCCAGTATATTTCCAGCTACGAGCGCATACGGGACAAGACCCTGGCAGGCTGGGTTGCCGATAACCGCATCAATGAACTCCGGCTGCAGGAAAACCTGCCGGAGATCTCCGAAAACACTGACGACATGGACTATGGCCCCTTCCGCTGGCAGGTTAAAACCGCCGTGCTGGGCACTGAAGATCCGTCCATATTACGGGTAGAGGTCACCGTTGCACGCTTCCGCGGGAATGAATCCGATCCCCCGCCGGTACATACCCTGTCTGCCTTTATTGGGGACAGCTGA
- the gspJ gene encoding type II secretion system minor pseudopilin GspJ, translating into MSVSALKQLRSGQPVVRNGFTLMEMLIAVTITAVIGLGVWQVLGNVVMSRDRVNEVADQFDSVQRTMLLLERDITQIVNRPGRDIYGDYNPALTSREDDFALMLTRQGWRNPLGTRRSTLQRVAWEYTGDELRRRYWVSIDQGQEDNSQDLMLLADVTDFAVRFLDDQRNWRDNWPDETSMANMNPGSRPDIPLPLGIEITLTHERFGELVRTFTLPDFDNSQAQGIINAANESQADEDDTDTRQQDDDAGQGNSGTGVQ; encoded by the coding sequence ATGTCTGTGTCGGCGCTTAAACAACTGCGGTCAGGGCAGCCCGTTGTCCGCAACGGCTTCACGCTGATGGAAATGCTGATTGCGGTCACGATTACCGCGGTGATTGGCCTCGGGGTCTGGCAGGTACTGGGCAACGTGGTCATGTCCAGGGACCGGGTGAATGAAGTTGCTGATCAGTTCGATTCCGTTCAGCGCACCATGCTGCTTCTCGAGCGGGATATCACACAGATCGTCAATCGGCCCGGCCGGGACATTTACGGCGACTACAATCCGGCACTGACCAGTCGTGAAGACGATTTTGCGCTGATGCTGACCCGCCAGGGGTGGCGCAATCCGCTTGGTACCCGCCGCAGCACGTTACAGCGGGTTGCCTGGGAATACACCGGTGATGAATTGCGCCGCCGCTACTGGGTTTCGATTGACCAGGGTCAGGAAGACAACAGCCAGGACCTGATGCTGCTGGCGGATGTGACTGATTTTGCGGTTCGCTTCCTGGACGACCAGCGTAACTGGCGCGACAACTGGCCTGACGAGACCAGCATGGCAAACATGAATCCCGGCAGTCGCCCGGATATCCCGTTGCCGCTCGGTATTGAAATTACCCTGACGCATGAGCGCTTCGGGGAACTGGTGCGGACATTTACCCTGCCAGATTTCGACAACAGCCAGGCCCAGGGCATTATTAATGCGGCCAATGAATCGCAAGCTGATGAGGACGACACTGATACCCGGCAGCAGGATGATGATGCCGGGCAGGGCAACTCCGGGACAGGGGTGCAGTGA
- the gspK gene encoding type II secretion system minor pseudopilin GspK, protein MPESNALMLRAPASRQGGVALIMVLLAMALVVMLASGMTQQQSVRVFRASHYLAQQQGHSVALGAEAFARQILVRDFEEDKDNNAMVDSLDEFWAQNAAILPIDDNGVAEVQIDGLGGRINLNDLVRGNGQVDPLVRDRINRLLQVLEITTVNVDALIDWIDPDDQTVSAYGAEDGQYLMQEPAYRAGNQPFVTVSELRLIDGMTEEAYQALRPHVTALPVAGLGINVNTASAAVLRSLHEELTQAQADAILEKRQEERFETVQDFLAQPEFAGLGLKSTGLGLQTRFFEVVSRITYDDRVANLVSTVYRSPEGEMQTVHRDTGQKNRITKEPFSISEE, encoded by the coding sequence ATGCCTGAGAGCAACGCCCTGATGCTTCGCGCACCTGCCAGTCGCCAGGGTGGAGTGGCACTGATCATGGTGCTGTTGGCCATGGCACTGGTGGTCATGCTGGCCAGCGGCATGACCCAACAACAAAGTGTCCGGGTGTTTCGTGCCAGCCACTACCTTGCGCAACAGCAGGGCCATAGTGTTGCCCTTGGGGCAGAAGCCTTTGCGCGGCAGATCCTTGTGCGGGATTTTGAGGAGGACAAGGATAACAATGCCATGGTGGACAGTCTCGACGAGTTCTGGGCCCAGAATGCCGCGATACTTCCCATTGACGACAATGGCGTCGCTGAAGTGCAGATTGATGGCCTTGGGGGGCGGATCAATCTCAATGACCTGGTACGCGGTAACGGGCAGGTTGATCCCCTGGTGCGGGACCGGATAAACCGGCTGCTCCAGGTACTGGAAATCACCACGGTGAATGTCGATGCCCTCATTGACTGGATCGACCCGGATGACCAGACCGTCAGCGCCTACGGCGCCGAGGATGGTCAGTACCTGATGCAGGAGCCTGCTTACCGGGCCGGAAACCAGCCTTTCGTCACGGTTTCGGAGCTGAGGCTGATTGATGGCATGACCGAAGAGGCCTATCAGGCGTTGAGGCCTCATGTAACAGCTTTGCCGGTTGCGGGTCTGGGTATTAACGTCAATACCGCTTCTGCCGCCGTGTTGCGCTCCCTGCACGAAGAACTGACACAGGCCCAGGCAGACGCTATTCTTGAGAAGCGCCAGGAAGAGCGCTTCGAGACGGTCCAGGATTTCCTGGCCCAGCCGGAATTCGCCGGCCTGGGGCTTAAATCCACGGGGCTCGGGCTGCAAACACGCTTTTTTGAAGTGGTGTCCCGGATTACCTACGATGACCGGGTTGCCAATCTGGTAAGCACGGTCTACCGCAGTCCCGAGGGCGAAATGCAGACAGTACATCGTGATACCGGCCAGAAAAACCGGATAACGAAAGAGCCGTTCAGCATCTCCGAAGAGTAG
- the gspL gene encoding type II secretion system protein GspL, with translation MSYRLYVRPRPPYAAPDATPDATPGAQLFNWVLLDASGDAQARGTADPKEEIEQTLAQNDLENVLLVGLIPGEEALFCVADIPAKQTRFVYQALPYAVEEQIAQDIESVHLALGNRTEKGFRVAAVDHHRMAEWAAMFSGWEHLKLEAIYPDAGLLPITDGGWSICLDGETAMLASDRGEWLSVQARNLAMFAQTLALPPSEEVVPEVPVTVYGTQHEFEHQQADLAELKSSGRLTVKEQALELMPLELLAHAHHHHLCQPINLCQGEYSVRSRKSSALAPWKPLIAVASVWFVIQIGVEVGMGLYHQQKADQLQQEAMALYRQAFPNDSRTDARNVRRVVEGQLRQMQSDGPAAGFITLMKYTGEQYSKIPDAGSVVFNSVNYSRNRGELAVDVRADSYNKLSTLRNGLTSQGLKAEIGSVVNESDGARGRLTVSGG, from the coding sequence ATGTCATATCGCCTTTATGTCAGGCCCCGGCCACCCTATGCGGCCCCTGACGCCACTCCCGATGCCACACCGGGAGCCCAGCTGTTCAACTGGGTTCTGCTTGATGCCAGCGGCGATGCCCAGGCTCGCGGAACAGCGGACCCGAAAGAAGAGATTGAACAGACGCTGGCCCAGAACGACCTTGAGAACGTTCTGCTGGTGGGGTTGATCCCGGGTGAAGAGGCGCTTTTCTGTGTGGCGGATATTCCCGCCAAGCAGACCAGGTTTGTATACCAGGCATTGCCTTACGCGGTTGAGGAACAGATTGCCCAGGATATCGAGAGTGTTCATCTTGCCCTGGGCAACCGCACCGAAAAGGGCTTTCGGGTGGCGGCGGTCGACCATCACCGGATGGCGGAGTGGGCTGCCATGTTCAGCGGATGGGAGCACTTGAAGCTTGAAGCGATCTACCCCGATGCCGGCCTGCTTCCCATTACCGACGGCGGCTGGTCGATCTGTCTGGATGGCGAAACCGCCATGTTGGCGAGTGATCGGGGCGAGTGGCTCAGCGTTCAGGCGCGTAACCTTGCGATGTTTGCCCAGACCCTTGCACTGCCACCGTCTGAGGAGGTTGTACCTGAGGTGCCGGTGACTGTGTACGGCACTCAACACGAGTTTGAACACCAGCAGGCTGACCTGGCTGAGCTCAAATCCTCCGGGCGACTGACGGTGAAAGAACAGGCCCTTGAGCTGATGCCGCTGGAACTGCTGGCCCATGCCCATCACCACCATCTTTGCCAGCCGATCAATCTCTGCCAGGGCGAGTACAGCGTTCGTTCCCGTAAATCCAGCGCCCTGGCCCCCTGGAAGCCACTGATCGCCGTGGCCAGTGTCTGGTTCGTCATCCAGATCGGTGTCGAGGTAGGCATGGGGCTTTACCACCAGCAGAAAGCTGACCAGCTCCAACAAGAGGCCATGGCGCTTTATCGCCAGGCGTTTCCGAATGATTCAAGAACGGATGCGCGCAACGTGCGCAGGGTGGTTGAGGGCCAGTTGCGCCAGATGCAATCGGATGGCCCCGCTGCCGGGTTTATCACCCTGATGAAATACACCGGCGAGCAGTACTCAAAAATCCCGGATGCGGGCTCAGTCGTGTTCAACTCGGTCAATTACAGCCGCAATCGTGGAGAGCTGGCAGTGGATGTGCGGGCAGACAGCTACAACAAGTTGAGTACCCTGAGAAACGGCCTGACAAGCCAGGGGCTGAAGGCGGAAATCGGCTCAGTGGTAAACGAATCTGACGGCGCCCGCGGTCGTTTGACGGTTTCAGGAGGATAG
- a CDS encoding type II secretion system protein M — MLNRIREQPAVGKLIAQYDQLPRRDQQALTVLAIAVLLGILYFAIWTPAVSFHDDAISERERSAELLAWLEANRGSLQRLSGASSGQGNAAVNTPEDGRALMSLVTRSAGEAGLSLQRFEPSGDNAIRVWLEGAPFTEVASWLEQLNTGHGVQIDQASMDRQNAPGMVSVRLTLTI; from the coding sequence ATGTTGAACAGAATCAGGGAGCAACCAGCCGTCGGTAAACTGATTGCCCAGTATGATCAGTTGCCGCGCAGGGACCAGCAGGCGTTAACCGTTTTGGCAATTGCGGTTTTGCTGGGCATTCTTTATTTTGCCATCTGGACACCTGCGGTAAGTTTTCACGATGACGCCATCAGCGAGCGGGAACGTTCCGCCGAGCTTCTGGCCTGGCTGGAAGCCAATCGGGGTTCCCTTCAGAGGCTGTCCGGCGCCAGTAGTGGCCAGGGAAATGCCGCGGTTAACACCCCGGAAGACGGCCGTGCGTTGATGTCGCTGGTGACCCGCAGTGCCGGAGAGGCAGGGCTGTCGCTGCAGCGCTTCGAGCCCAGTGGTGACAACGCCATTCGGGTCTGGCTTGAGGGTGCACCCTTTACCGAGGTGGCAAGCTGGCTTGAGCAGCTGAATACCGGGCATGGCGTCCAGATAGATCAGGCCTCCATGGATCGACAGAACGCCCCGGGCATGGTATCCGTACGCCTTACGTTAACAATCTGA
- a CDS encoding GNAT family N-acetyltransferase gives MTDGTDNKNSAEAAIVRLDASARNEAISILVSAYRDEPTFQYLFDHRRPGYEQRVRATVRELIDLYFELDQDAIGVMVDDTLVAVAFIGEPELRLNLAEQISWRIRMVLTAGFACTRRYLDYHQKIKEMLPQPLAHQLPLMGVNPKYQNKGYGRMLLSTVEKICAENPRGSGLVLDTGNSRYLPFYESEGFRSLGTIRLGDFEDHILFREVRSGEAVRAPG, from the coding sequence ATGACTGACGGCACAGACAACAAGAACAGCGCAGAGGCGGCTATTGTCCGCCTCGATGCAAGTGCCCGTAACGAAGCTATATCGATATTGGTCAGCGCCTATCGGGACGAACCTACGTTCCAGTACCTGTTTGATCACCGCCGGCCAGGGTATGAACAGCGGGTAAGGGCCACGGTGCGGGAACTGATCGATCTGTACTTCGAACTGGATCAGGACGCCATAGGCGTGATGGTGGATGATACGCTGGTGGCGGTTGCGTTTATTGGTGAGCCTGAACTCAGGTTGAACCTGGCCGAGCAAATCAGCTGGCGCATCCGCATGGTGCTTACCGCCGGCTTTGCCTGCACTCGTCGTTATCTCGACTACCACCAGAAAATAAAGGAAATGCTGCCGCAACCCCTCGCGCACCAGTTGCCGCTGATGGGGGTCAATCCCAAATACCAGAACAAGGGCTATGGGCGGATGTTGCTGTCCACCGTGGAAAAAATCTGCGCAGAAAACCCTCGCGGTAGTGGTCTTGTTCTTGATACCGGCAACAGCCGGTATCTGCCGTTTTACGAATCAGAGGGCTTCCGCAGCCTTGGCACCATTCGGCTGGGTGATTTTGAAGACCACATACTGTTTCGCGAGGTCCGCTCCGGAGAGGCCGTAAGAGCCCCCGGTTAA
- the gorA gene encoding glutathione-disulfide reductase, with translation MSDKQDFDLIIIGAGSGGVRLARMSAAKGARVAVVESRYLGGTCVNVGCVPKKLFVYGSHAGEDIEDAAGYGWNVPGDQVTFDWTRLVANKNAEIERLNGIYGRMLENAGVTVIDGTASLADANTVVVGDQTFTSKHITIATGSWPVVPEVPGRECVLTSNEMFYLPQLPKQAVVWGGGYIAVEFAGILAGLGVDTTLLYRGELFLRGFDDDVRDFTASEMRKKGINLRFGVNIESIETDNAHYAVNLTDGSRLNTGLVMAATGRRALVDGLGLEELGVQLSASGHVVVDDHFQTAVPSITALGDVIGTPQLTPVALAQGMVLSRRLFGDGKGEMDYSSIPTAVFCQPNIGTVGLTEAEAREAGHKLRIYRSEFKPMKHTLSGRDERSLMKLVVDDESDRVLGAHMVGPDAGEITQGIAVAIKAGATKAQFDSTIGIHPTSAEEFVTMRDPVA, from the coding sequence GTGTCTGACAAGCAGGATTTCGATCTGATCATTATTGGCGCCGGTTCCGGCGGTGTTCGGCTGGCCCGGATGTCTGCTGCCAAGGGTGCCCGCGTAGCTGTGGTTGAATCACGTTACCTTGGCGGAACCTGCGTCAATGTAGGCTGCGTTCCCAAAAAACTGTTCGTCTATGGGTCCCATGCTGGCGAGGATATAGAGGATGCGGCCGGTTATGGCTGGAACGTGCCTGGCGACCAGGTCACCTTTGACTGGACCCGGCTGGTGGCCAACAAGAATGCCGAAATCGAGCGGCTCAATGGCATTTACGGCCGCATGCTGGAGAACGCAGGGGTGACAGTCATTGACGGGACTGCGTCACTGGCCGATGCCAATACCGTAGTTGTTGGCGACCAGACCTTCACCAGCAAACACATTACCATTGCGACCGGCAGCTGGCCTGTGGTGCCTGAGGTGCCGGGCAGGGAATGCGTTCTTACCTCAAACGAGATGTTTTACCTGCCGCAACTGCCAAAACAGGCTGTGGTCTGGGGTGGCGGTTACATTGCCGTGGAGTTTGCCGGTATTCTTGCCGGTCTGGGTGTGGACACGACACTGCTGTACCGCGGAGAGCTCTTCCTGCGGGGGTTTGACGACGACGTCCGGGACTTTACCGCGTCGGAAATGCGTAAGAAAGGTATCAACCTCCGTTTTGGCGTCAATATCGAATCCATTGAGACTGACAACGCTCACTATGCCGTCAACCTGACCGATGGCTCTCGCCTGAATACCGGGCTGGTCATGGCAGCAACGGGCCGTCGGGCGCTGGTGGACGGCCTTGGCCTGGAAGAACTGGGGGTTCAGCTAAGCGCCTCCGGGCACGTGGTGGTGGATGATCATTTCCAGACCGCGGTTCCTTCCATTACGGCGTTGGGTGACGTGATTGGCACGCCCCAGCTGACACCGGTGGCCCTGGCCCAGGGCATGGTACTCTCGCGGCGCCTGTTCGGGGATGGCAAGGGAGAAATGGATTACAGCAGCATCCCCACAGCCGTATTCTGCCAGCCCAATATCGGCACGGTTGGCCTGACCGAAGCAGAGGCTCGGGAGGCCGGCCATAAACTGCGCATTTACCGCTCCGAATTCAAACCCATGAAGCACACCCTCAGCGGGCGGGACGAGCGTTCGCTGATGAAACTGGTGGTGGATGATGAATCGGACCGCGTGCTTGGTGCGCATATGGTAGGGCCGGATGCCGGCGAGATTACCCAGGGAATCGCTGTTGCCATCAAGGCGGGTGCCACCAAGGCACAATTTGACAGCACCATAGGTATCCATCCGACCTCTGCAGAAGAGTTCGTCACCATGCGTGATCCCGTCGCGTAA
- a CDS encoding ATP-binding protein, with amino-acid sequence MNKQPDVQQAPLSRKLLLLGAAPAIVMFVVLMVFFTSARLDDARKDLADSSQMLADSLAPAVEYAVVSGNTAALEQILSQSLRRSRAQWIRVSNLMGDEVGFVSTEQPLKTTPDETFDVFESEILQQPVDLGGDRETEWFEPDYGFGAGALRVGTVQVGVNKEQLAARRQDILWTSLAVGFSLLLFTLLIVNHSLNSIISPIRGLSRRVTKLTNREYEEVPVSRTGTTREIRELEESLNSLATHLRTLKQSRDETLASSEKARERAELANRAKSEFLATMSHELRTPLNGVLGMIELVTEEPLSPRQIDYLKTARQSTEDLLTVINDILDYSHIDRGTLELDSREFDLQQLITNCTASFRHIAEQQGLTLSTKFVGEWPDHPLVLGDASRLRQILAGLIDNAIKFTGDGFINVQADWFSLEENCVVLKCTVSDSGCGIPVERIHDIFNSFEQLETGHSRRYGGTGMGLSLVQRLVELMGGHVKVETDLGKGSSFRFELPFELATPPASALPRNPRPLITGKGKARALVVEDNMVNQRVATALLRRLGFEADAAINGEEALELVQTNHSGYDVILMDCQMPVMDGYETTRCIREWEKSNGQGGTPIIALTADALPGTESTCREAGMNDYLSKPVRKENLRQVLSRWIPM; translated from the coding sequence ATGAATAAGCAACCAGACGTGCAGCAGGCCCCGCTTTCCAGAAAGCTTCTGCTGTTGGGGGCCGCGCCGGCGATCGTCATGTTCGTTGTACTGATGGTGTTTTTCACCTCGGCACGGCTCGATGATGCCCGCAAGGATCTCGCCGATAGCAGCCAGATGCTGGCGGACAGCCTTGCTCCCGCTGTTGAGTACGCGGTGGTATCCGGCAACACCGCAGCCCTTGAGCAGATTCTCTCGCAATCGCTGCGCCGCAGCCGGGCACAATGGATCAGGGTGTCCAACCTGATGGGTGACGAAGTCGGTTTTGTGTCTACCGAACAGCCGCTAAAGACAACGCCGGACGAAACCTTCGATGTTTTTGAATCGGAAATACTGCAACAGCCAGTAGACCTGGGTGGAGACCGCGAGACAGAGTGGTTTGAACCGGATTACGGATTCGGCGCCGGCGCCCTGAGGGTGGGCACCGTTCAGGTTGGTGTTAACAAGGAACAACTGGCTGCCCGTCGTCAGGACATCCTCTGGACATCGCTCGCCGTTGGCTTTTCACTGCTGCTGTTTACGTTGCTGATCGTAAACCACTCCCTCAACAGCATCATTTCTCCCATTCGCGGTCTGTCCAGGCGGGTGACGAAACTGACCAACCGGGAGTATGAAGAAGTTCCGGTCAGCCGCACCGGCACTACCCGTGAAATCCGCGAACTGGAAGAGAGCCTGAATTCGCTGGCCACCCACCTGAGAACACTGAAGCAATCGAGGGACGAGACACTTGCCTCGTCAGAGAAAGCCAGGGAGCGGGCAGAACTGGCCAACCGTGCGAAATCAGAATTCCTGGCAACCATGAGCCATGAACTGCGCACCCCTCTCAACGGCGTGCTGGGGATGATTGAACTGGTCACCGAGGAGCCACTGAGCCCTCGCCAGATTGATTATCTGAAGACCGCACGCCAGTCCACCGAAGACCTGCTGACCGTTATCAACGATATTCTGGATTACTCCCACATTGACCGTGGAACGCTGGAACTGGACAGCCGCGAATTTGACCTGCAACAGCTGATCACCAACTGTACGGCAAGCTTTCGTCATATTGCCGAGCAGCAGGGCCTGACGCTATCCACCAAGTTCGTGGGGGAATGGCCAGACCATCCCCTGGTGCTTGGGGATGCCTCCAGACTGCGACAGATCCTCGCCGGGTTGATTGATAATGCCATCAAGTTTACCGGCGACGGCTTCATCAACGTTCAGGCCGACTGGTTCTCGCTGGAGGAAAACTGCGTTGTCCTGAAATGCACCGTCAGCGACTCCGGTTGCGGTATCCCCGTCGAACGGATTCATGACATTTTCAACTCCTTCGAGCAGTTGGAAACCGGTCATTCCAGGCGTTACGGTGGAACCGGTATGGGGCTCTCCCTGGTGCAACGGCTGGTGGAACTGATGGGCGGCCACGTAAAGGTGGAAACCGACCTTGGCAAGGGCTCCTCGTTCCGTTTCGAGTTGCCGTTTGAGCTGGCGACCCCGCCAGCCTCAGCCCTCCCCAGAAATCCGCGCCCGCTGATAACCGGGAAAGGCAAGGCCCGGGCGCTGGTAGTGGAAGACAATATGGTCAATCAGCGGGTCGCTACTGCCCTGCTCAGGCGCCTGGGATTTGAAGCCGATGCCGCGATCAATGGTGAGGAGGCACTGGAGCTGGTACAGACCAACCACTCCGGCTATGACGTGATTCTGATGGACTGCCAGATGCCCGTGATGGACGGGTACGAAACCACCCGCTGCATCCGGGAGTGGGAAAAGAGTAACGGCCAGGGTGGTACCCCGATCATTGCGCTCACCGCTGACGCACTGCCGGGCACCGAATCCACCTGCCGCGAAGCGGGAATGAACGATTACCTCTCAAAGCCGGTCAGAAAAGAAAACCTGAGACAGGTGCTCAGCCGCTGGATACCGATGTAA